In Citrus sinensis cultivar Valencia sweet orange chromosome 3, DVS_A1.0, whole genome shotgun sequence, the sequence TCATTGGAACCTTTGTTATTGTATGCAGGGCTGCTtttgagaaagaaattgaagGCTTACCTTCAACTCGTTCTGTTAGTGATCTTCCACCAGAACTCCACTGCCCACTGTGCAAGGAAGTAATGAAAGATGCAGTGTTAACAAGCAAATGTTGTTTTACAAGTTTTTGTGACAAATGTATGTTTCTTGTTGTGtcattcatttattgaatttatttcaaCGAGCTGTTATATCATTATACCATTattttcaatgaaaatttaaaaaaaggggTGTACCTTTTTATGCATTCCTCCTTCTGACATTTGGCTAATTTGTTTTGTATCTGCTCTTTAATTTTACTGCattgttatatattttctgTTTACTGAAAACAGCCTGTAAAACTTTAACTCAGGCATCAGGgatcaaattatttcaaaagcaaTGTGTGTATGTGGGGCGACAAATATTCTTGCAGATGATCTTTTGCCAAATAAGACGCTTAGGAATACGATAAATCGTATTTTGGAGTCCGGAAATAATAGTAGTGCTGAGAATGCTGGAAGCACttttcaagttcaaggtctgTATCGTGaatgcttttctttttgaccATTGGTgtgggaatgaaaatgaatgaCTAACGTCATTGTTGTCTTCAAATACAGATATGGAATCTGCTAGATGTCCGCCACCGCCTAAGGTTCCATCTCCTACCATGTCTGCTGCATCAAAGGGTGAGCAGAAGCTATCAGCTGGAGACAAAGAAACTCCAATTGCTATGGAGACTACAGATGTGGGAAAGGCTGTTATTACGGCGACGCAGAGCGTCGAAAAAGTGCCACCAGCAGCAAAGGCAGTTGATGTGTCTGAGGCTACACTGGAGTCTGCGAGTGTGAAGGAGCCAGCTTCACAAGGGAGTGCCCCAATGGTGGAGGAAGAAGTGCAGCAGAAGATGGCTTCTGGGGAGGCAGGTAATGATTGTTCCTCCTATGAATATTTTGGTGAAATATTGATGTTGCATGGgtttattatcttttatttcacGTTCTTCCTTCATAACAGATGGTTTAAAGTGAATTGTCTAATATTTCTCAATTGTTTACCATGTcagcaaagaaaaagaaaaagaagaaagttcGTGCACCTGCAAATGGTATGTCTCCCCCGTTTTTTCATCTCTATCTGGCACTTTatgtttctttcttcattGCTACTAGTGAATGGGCTTGAAGGTCTAAAATGGTAGACTTGCgtcacaaattttttaatggctTGTTTTCCTGATTCAATTTTGGGTGCCTTTCAGACTTACAGTGGAAAACCCCTCAAGATCTTGCAGCGGAGAGCTGTATGATGCCTCTTGGCCCCTCAGCCTATAATCCTCCTGCAGCCTATAATCCTTACTGGACTGGCATTCAGCCTGGGATGGAGGGATATATGGGTCCTTTTGCAGGTGCCATGCCTTATATGCCTTATGGAATGGGGCCCCTGGACATGGCATTTGGAGGTGTCATGCCTCAGGAACCTTTTGCTGCACAAGGGTATATGATGCCTGTTGTTCCACCTCAGAGGTATGCTATTTCTGAACTCATAGTAAATTGCAGTTTTGCCTTTCAAACAGTATGGAAAGGATGGATGATATGAGTGTGTCCCTGCAAGTTATGGCCGCTTGCCTGTGTGGAGATGCACTTTAAGGGATGCTTTATAGAATGAATGCATCATCTTGCAAGTCTACTAAACAGACCTTGTTCTCCATTTTGCAGGGACTTGGCAGAGTTTGGAATGGGAATGGGAATGGGGATGAATGTCCCGCCACACATCATGAGCAGAGAGGAATTTGAGGCTCGAAAAGCTGATGTAAGAAGGAAACGTGAAAATGAGAGACGAGGTGAAAGGTAATGATTTACAATACTAATTATATCATagattcttttttcattttgtaaactTCTGGAAAAGATCAAGGGAATTGTTTCCCAGTTTTGTTTCCTATAATCTACAGAATTTGGTTGCTATCTACCGCCACTTTAAGTAATTATTCGCAAGTTTCTCTTGCTTTTAGTTATGTTGTATTCAGTCAATTCCTATTGTTCAATGATTGAGTAggtttaataattatgtccTCCTGCAGGGAGTTTTCTAGAGATCGAGAATATGGTAGGGAAGTAAGCAGCGGTGGCGATGCTTCTTCAATGAAATCAAAATCTGTATGTGTTTTCATTGGccaaacttcattttcttctcttttcgtGTTCTGCGGCAGGTTTCTCTCATGGTTCGGAGCAACTAGTTGGTTAGATAGCACCACCATGGCAAGAGAACACTTGTTTGCCAAgataactttttcttttctcaaacTGTTGTCGCAGTTAGGACTAAATAATCTGGAATCAGTTAATTGGATGTTTTGAATGTTTaccattttaatataatttgtcAGTTAATTTTAGCATTCATAGAAACACTTTTGAGACCTTAAGTTAGGTTAAGTGTCACCATGCCTGTACAGTGGACTGGGTCTTGCTTTTCAACTGGTTCATTTATCTCATTCTAGACGTGGGAAACCTCCTAGTTGTgttgaaattgttttgcacCCACTTTGGGAGAAAAGCAAggtttagaaatattttttattggcaGTTGAAATTTTGTTATCCTTGGGACAATCCTCTCTTTTGAGTGATTAGCAAATGTCTGAATGCTGGTAATCTTGTTGGGATTGTGGGGGGAGAAGCAAATATGCACGCATAATGGGCCAACTTTGGTCCAATATTAAATAGTTCACATAGTTCAATGTCgtcaatataaattatttatatataccgATAACGAACGTCAATTTACTCCTTTATAATTTcgaataataaatcaaaaccgGGGGCCCGGTTCGCTGCTGCTATTCTTATTCACCCCCAAGTGTATTGCGCTCGAATTGTCTATCAATATTTTTTGGTTAATCATTGTACAATGGGCTAAGCCCATGGAAAAGGAAgtagaaaagtgaaaaatggTGGGATGGTTGTGGGTTCAATTATCAAATGAATTGCTGGTGCTGCTGATTcggttttctttttattttattttattttattttattttttggctttGAGCGCAGAAATCAGTTCCCCAAGTTTCGAGCGCAGACCACCACCATCACCACCGCCACAGACCCGTAAGATCCTCGCCGGAACCACCACTGCCACCACCACCACGCCCCTCCAAGAGAAAGTCTGAACACCACCATCACCTTGACCGGGACCGGGATTATGACTATGAATACGACCGTGAACGTGAACGGGAAAGGGAAAGAGAAAGGGAAAAGGAGCGGGAACGTGATCGCAACCACCACCATCGTACAGAGTCATCTTCAAAGCACTCCTCTGAACCACCCACTACTACCACCAGCAGCAAACCGACTTCAACAGCTGCAGCAGGCGCAGATAAAAAGCACAAAGGGAGTGTGTTTTCTCGCATTAGCTTTCCCGAAGAAGAAGCCGCCGCCAAGAAACGCAAGATCTCgttatcttcttcttcggaAGCTGTAGTGAGTGGTGTCTCTGGCCATCAGAAGCTACCGACTAATACGAATGGGTATTATGACGATTACAAGTCGTCGTCTTCTCATTCTGCGAAGGCATTGAAGACGGCGGCTAGTAGGGGTGCGGACTATGAGTCTAGTGATGATGACAGACATTTTAAAAGAAAGCCGTCCAGATACGAACCCTCTCCTCCACCGCCTACAGCTGATTGGGACGACGAGCCTCGTCTACGACGCAAGCATAATAGATAAAGATTGTTTTGAGTTGATGAGTTGAGCGAGGCACAGATTTTCAATCGGAGGTTAAGGTCAATTGATCAATTGTACCATGAATAATAAtgattgttaaataatatgtttcCACACGGCCTGACGGACGATTAATGTCTGTgctacgttttttttttttaattataattaaaactaatatgaaaaaaatctttctgaatttcatttttctctttttctctgttACTGAGCAGTCTGGAGCCGTAGTCCGGTTAGTTAACaatgttattataaaattaatttttataatttggattttaaaaaataattttgaaaaacatttatcaaacattaaaattaattttaattttttaaattactttttaatccTTCAAAATTAATCTCGTGCAATCTCATGCGCGTCCACCATCTAAGCTCTGTTATTAACTACGCACGTTGCCGCCACAACAAGCATGGCCCATGGGCGCCTCAATGGAAAAGGCATCCATTTACATTGAtttattagaattaatattatcataaaattttccttaaatacttatttagtttcaaactagtttattattaatttatatattaactGACTGctatacatttaaaaaaaaagattttttttttaaatttattattatctaataaatttatccaattattaatttagagtGATGCTATTAGCAACCCTTTAATATCCTAATGAAACCTCTTCTttgaatttacaattttatccggATATAGAATTACATGAAACTCCCACACAATTTCATCTTATCTTGTACAAACATTTTACACGTGCATCTGTCAGACTTTATAATACGAACTCTTGGCACCCACAtgtagaatatatatatatatatatatttttaatttttcagttcAATTCAAAATAGTGGAAAAAGTACAAAGAACTTATTATTGCATATGGGCCCtgaattctatttttatttattttaatattcataattttgttgttatttttgtgaAGAACTATTATCCATTATTGTTTTGCTCCTTCAAATACAATTCTCATGGTTCTCAAAATTCACTAGTTTATTGTTGATGCATCATTTGTGCCATTGTGATAAACGCAATAacgtggttttttttttctttcaagcatTCGTCTTCTTTTTAAACTCATCAACTTTCTCCATTATTTCTCTTCGATCTACAAGTGAAATCGTCTTGCTTTGATGATAGCCTAGAGTTTTCTCTCCTTTCTCTATTATTAGCCTTCTTGCTTGTGAATccaatctttattttttttagaaaaaagcaaattcaaggaaaaaattacaaaactcAGCTGCTTTTCTGCAATTAATCATCTTGTCAACTTCTAACCAAGGTTATTTACGGAATAAGGGAGGTgtcattagaaaaaattatattcattttaatatcttGACGggtaccaaaaaaaaaaaaaagtgttgaCACTTGACAGTACTTTTAAGGAGTGCCAATAGCTCCActcattaatttaaatcattgcTCCAATTTGGGAccgataaaaataattattgaatcgaaattatcaatttatcatatATTGATTTAACAACTCTGCtgtatatgtttttattttaaaaatgattctGGATCAAAGAATTCGTTTAGTCTTTGATTATTACGCTTATTACAAATGGTGAGTTTAGTCTGGCCAGGACTGCAAATATTCAGAACACTTATCCGTCCCCTAGAAAAGCTCCTGGAAATTATAAAACTAAAGAGAATATcacaacaaatataatatcGAGTTATTTTGCAGCAAGCAACTGAAGAAAAGGAACTGAACTGTCAATTACAGATACAAATAGGCAACctcaaattattgaaagatCAACATCATCTGTTTATTCTGACAATCATTTAGCATAAGCTAGGACAGACCCGATGAAACACCAAGTTCAAATACACATTTCAACAAATTTAACCCAACACCGGTGCTCAAACATCACCAAGAGAAGCCATGGAACAATTTATCCAAGCAGTCGTCGACGATTCAGCACCTCAGCAGAGAAACTATATCTTCTGATACAAGGGCAACAGAACTAGGTCTTCAAGGCCGAGCATATGAAAAGCAGAGTTCTAATCTAAACTACCAATAGTGTGTATGAAACTGCATATGATGCTGCAGGCACACCCTGCAAAAGCtacacaaagaaacaaatataataagtCTAATTAACAATAGAAAAGGCTTGCATAATAAACTGAACATGAATTATCCAACTGATATCACTCAATTATAATGTACACATAATTAACTAAAGATTGTGACCAAGCAACTAGTTTTACAAGcctctatttattttgtgaactgAATACTCAAATCCCATATCTAAACCATATTAATCAAGTCCACCACCCATGACTCTCCTTCCAGTATATTTTTCATCCTGTGTACTGTCACCCCATATGAGCACTGATACAAGTATATATCATCATCAAAGCAATTCTACAAGTTTTTTTTACAGTTAGAtccctcaaaaaaaaaaagttattgtcATTGTCttcaaattattaacaatcttattttaaaaaactgcTTGAAcgttaactaataatttttccaatgACTCTTACACCTAAATTTTCTGCAAACTTCATCCCAGCACTAGAATTCGTTAAACTTGACCTATGCAACCAAATTTTTAAGCAATCGAATAGCAGGACATcagagcttccacaaaagtgcttcttttgtgaaaaatatttaactcTTAAAACTAAACACCCAAATGACTAAATGAACATAGCCAATGGCAatgtagtaaaaatattaaaaacacaatGAAAatatggggaaaaaaaaaaaaaacttacaagCTATGAGCTATCTCAGTTGCGGCTGGCAATCATTCCGGTCTTTCGCGCGTAGGCGAAGATACCACCAGCATCAATAACGGGCCCCAAATCACCAATGGGCTTCAACTTATACTCCTTCCCAGTAGTGTGATTGATCAAACGGCTCTCAGCAATTTCAATAGTTACCACATCTCCCGTACTGCACTCCTCACAAAGCCTTGCCTCCGAATCCAACGGATATATTTCCCCCGTCGCAACTGAATTCCTAAAGAATATCCTCGCGTAACTCTCTGCAACCACCGCCGAACAGCCTGCCGCTCCCAGCGCCACCGGCGCGTGCTCACGCGACGACCCGCAGCCGAAGTTACCGCCTGCGATTATGATCTTGtactttgtttttgtttcgtTTTCGTCGATGAAGCGCGTGGTGTAGGTCGCGGGCAGGCCGATTAAAGCGTAGCTGCCGAGTTTTTCGTATTCATCGGGATTGGATGGGACCAAGGTGAGGTACTCGGCGGGGATGATTTGATCGGTGTCGATGTTGTCGCCGACCACGTAGCAGAGGCCGTGAAAGGTCGCGGTTGGTTCCTTGGTGGCGCGTGAATCTGCTGAGGTGGCTTTAGGGATTACGGAAACGGCGCGTTGGAAAGTGACGGCGGCCCTTCCGTTGCCGGTGGTGAATTTGAGCGAGTGTGGGATGAATAAGGGTTTGGTCTTGGGGATGGGTGACGAAGTGAAAGTAGTGTTTGCACCAAAAGAGATTGATGAAGCCGTCACCATTGTTAAGCCGCCACCGAGTAGCgtcaatttctttctttctaacTCTTTTTTATGACGAGGCGTCAGGTTCTCACTTCTCacttatttctaaaatttcgTTCGTGGCAAGGGTTTGGTTTAGCTTTTTCTCTCGAGTCACGTGTTCCCCCGTGTGTTTATACCTTCGACAATGTTATAACcactttaatataaaatatatgatcATAATTACtcgattaaaattataatatatttttattatttattaatttatacgtttaattgtgatttgtaCTTTATTTTAGAACAATTTTAAGAagcaattgttttattatatttatttataaaaaaacaaaataattaataactttaattttaaactgtaaaataatttgtagatttgagtttttaattttccataaAGAATGGTTGCTGAAAATGATTTGTTTCAGGAATAATGGACTCTGATAGGGGCCCGAACTCTGTTACACAGAAGCCCATGTCTTGGTAGGCCGAACCTCAAACGACGGTGATGCAATTGGATGCTATACAATATAGGGCATACAATTTCAGAACAACTAAAATGGGCGGCCCAGATTTGGAAGCCTATTGTCACTCCATCTTTATAAGCCTTGCGTCTCTCTACAACCCCTATAGCTCTCATTGTAAGCGAAAACCCTAGTCGCACGGATACTGCGCAGCTCAGCTCAGCTCAGCTCAGAGCCAATGGGTACTCTCCCTTCATCTGTGTAATATTAAGAGTCTTTTCGTTCAACTAGAAAACAATGGAGCCATTAACATAATGATTTGGAGTTTCAAATTTTTCCTTCGGGTTTTGCTTTTAATGAGCTTTTCGTGTTTATCGCATGATCTGCGTGGTTGTACGCTTTCGTCTGTTAGATCATTTTATTGCAGTAATAAATGAACGAAGCCATTAACAAGTTTTACTGGTGTTTTCTGAAATCCATTTtgcacttaatttttttatttattttacaaagtgGATGCTTTCCGACTCAAAACATTTTAGGTTGGAAGAATAATGTTCTTGTAGTCTTTGATGCAAAATTGGTATAATGCTGGGGTttgtttttccaaatttttaatgggaTTAATTTAAAACAGGGGCTTACACGTTCGTGTCGGAGCTATGGAGGAAGAAGCAGTCAGATGTGATGAGGTTCTTGCAGAGGGTGAGGTGTTGGGAGTACCGCCAACATCCATCTATTGTTAGGGTCACCCGTCCCACTCGACCTGACAAGGCTCGACGCTTGGGTTACAAGGCCAAGCAGGTAATGATTATCTTTGTCTTACCTGTATATAGttgctttttttgttttggtatttttttttggggggggggggggggatattatatttgttatttggATTATCTGGAATGTGATCTAGGTGTTCATATGCTTACCCAAATTCAAAATCACAATTGATAGTTTAACTTGGTGCCCCATAGCTGGAATAATTTTGCTTTATGGAAAAGTGGATTTATTACTTTTGTGTTGTTTAATTACAACTAAGGCCTTTAAAGATATTAAATCCGAGATGCTATTAGtcaattttcaatatttcagCACTGGGCTGGACGATTGGGCTCATTGTGGCCGTGCATTCTTGCATTTATTGCTCAGctgtaaaaaatgaaatgaccTGCTTTATTCTTGCTGGTTAAGCGGCTCCTTGATGTGTTGATGATGGGTTGCTTCCTGAGACCAGCTACATTAAATCAACAGTCGATCATCCGACCAAGTGgattctttttgtttgaatttcaCTGTTGTCTCGATCCGATACATTATTATGACAATATTTTGTTCttgtttcttctcttttcttttgtttcacATGTATATATTCACTGTTTGTTTTGTTGgtgctttcttaaattattCCTTGGTTTATTGATACGTCAGTCCACTTTTCCTTTTCATGTTTTGATCAATGTACATGCGATCTTACTTCCATCTTTCTTGGTCTCTAACTGTGTCTGTTGCGTTTGCTACTGTTCAATAGTGAATGATTTTTGAGGATTCTCCATTTCCTTATTATTCTCATTCCCTGATGTCTTGGTTAATGAGTCTAtggtcaactttttttttcctttttcaggGTTATGTTGTTTATCGTGTGCGGGTAAGGCGTGGTGGTCGGAAGAGGCCTGTTCCCAAGGGCATTGTGTATGGTAAACCCACAAACCAGGGTGTTACTCAACTGAAGTTTCAGCGCAGCAAGAGGTCTGTTGCAGAGGAGCGTGCCGGTCGTAAGTTGGGAGGTCTTAGGGTTCTCAATTCTTACTGGATCAATGAGGTTTGCAGTCTAATCTCTATGTCCTTATGCTTTAGACTTGTATCGTTAGTTTTGTTTGTAATGACTTTGTTTGAAACAGGACTCCACTTATAAGTACTTTGAGGTGATCTTGGTTGATCCTGCTCATAATGCCATCCGAAATGACCCAAGAATTAATTGGTTATGCAATCCTGTCCATAAGCACAGGGAACTCCGTGGTCTTACTTCTGCAGGTAAGAAGTACAGAGGCCTACGTGGAAAAGGACACTTGCACCACAAGGCTCGGCCTTCGCGCAGGGCTACCTGGAAGAGAAACAATACTCTTTCCCTCCGTCGCTACCGTTGATCATTGTTATGGTTTTGATGTTTTATCATCAGTTGAGGGATTTTGTCTGGAGGACATAGTAGTTGCCATTTTGAGTCTTTTAGAGATTGAAATACTATGGAACATATCTTATTTTGAAACCTTACATTCTAAATTAAGACATTTGTGTTTCTTGAGTCTACCGTGAATTATAAGAGCCTTAAATGTCTCATACTGTTTAAGGTCTTGTTGAGTATTTGTTTCGTCACTGCTGTGATTTATCACCTCTTGAACTAGCAGATTTTAAGTTTTGGctcaattttcaattatgaGCTTGGCCTCGTGCACAGCCAATTTTTTCTGCTGCCGTGCCTGGGATTGCGTTTTCTAGATTGCTTTCATTTCTAATCCGGCAAGTAATCCTTTGAGAATTTCTCTGAACTTCTGAATGACCTGGCAATGGCAcggattgaattttattaaagctGCAAAATGTCGATGGATATGCTTCATTACAAACATAtgctttcttattttttatttatttttcaactttttggCTTCCAAAATCTTCAATACCCCATTAGAAGCTCAAAGCCACAAATTTAAGCATTCTCTGAGGGTTATCTTATTTTCACACTTGAGAGTTTCTACCCACTAAATTTCCAACTAatgtcaaattaaaattggcaTGAATAGCAGATTTTATTTTGGTGCCTCAGGACATACAAAAGTCGTGCTTAATTCCCAAGGAAAAGTGTTTCGCAGCTAAGCCACGGCCGTTGCCATCCTTTTCAGGAAAGGATGGCAAATGATCGAGCAACTGTTTTGTTTTAGTCAGAAACTTCAGATCCTTCCGTCTATGAAGCTTTCTTTCAGATTCTGCAATGCATGTCGGATTGATTCTTCATCTTGGTTGGAGTATTTTAAGCATATGAGCCGTTGAGCTGCATGGTAAAGCATCTGAATTTGTTTATATTGCAGGCAGTTTATTTCCATTCGCTTTACTTCCTGTGCATGAACGGTATTAGAGATTAGACTACCATACTGATGAGCTCAATAGCGGGGACAACTAGGTTTCTGCACTCCATATTTTGAATGTTCTGACGTGAGAATTCAAAAATAgaagtttttttctttgttatctGACAACTGCCACTCTAAACGACTTCTGATTTACTCTTCCAGCGCATTTATAACATTTGGATTTCATTGTCTCTTAAAAATCTCAAAGCGTTGGtcaacatttataaagtgagaGAACAAAGAACACAAATTCCAGTCGAcgtgaaaaattaaaagcttaGGTATTTGCTCAATAGAAATAGAAATTGTTACCTTCTCGGTGATCCTTGACGTTATGCTTCTGGCGGTCTCAATCACTGTGCTTGGTAATCCTGCTACTTCGGCTAATAGAAGGCCATAGTGTGGGACGTGTCTTGGGCCATCCTTGAGTTGAAACTGGATTAAGTTAAATCAGTATCAGTCAGTGGAATCagccaaaatataaaaatagaatgaGAACACCAAGGAAATGCCACCTTGAAATCTAAACGGTTGTTTCTTATAACAACGTAGAAATGAAGAACTTTCACATTTGGATAGATGGTTGCCAACTCTGATAGGTTCTCCATATGTGAGGCAAATATAGTATACCTGAGAATTACGGCAGATAAATTAATCCTTGAAAATAAAGTTTGTCAGTTTGAGGAACCTTCAAGGATGAAACAGAACAACAATCGTTAAAAATCTGAGATGTTTGGTGGGAATCAATAAGTGTATGCCTAGTTTTTCATCcacaagaaaaaagacttcAAGGTCATCTCTGGCTTCAAACCAGTTTTATGGATAACATGCAAATGAATGGTAACACAACTTTGCAGTTAGCTGACATTCTATAATTCTACACATTGAAGGAAAGGCTGCCCCTAGAGTGAGCACGCAGTTACTCACACACATATATCATGAATTATTCTGTGAAATCTAACAAATATATGGCATGTTCAACATTCATGTACAAGGAATAAAAGAAAGCAGAGCCCACAAAAACATGGACAATATTTTAGCTGTCTCTAGCAGATTAAAGATATGCTTTTCAACTTTTGCAACAGATCAAAGATATGTAATGGAAAAGTCGGAAAAGTGATTACGCTTTGAGTGATAAGAGATGCTCACAGCAGCTCCATGCAATTGCAAATCCATCAGAGGAAGAAGTAGCCCTTCCAAGCTCATCCATGACAATCAGACTCCTAagcaatgaaaaatattttttaaaactcttGCATATTGCAAGCGAATCAGGCCATCCTTTAGTGTTTTACCTTTCAGACACATTCTGCATAACAAAAGCTGTTTCTTTCATCTCTGTCATGAACTGTAGCACAAgtaattcattaaataatgaaaCCAGCACCATCAAAACTTCTAAAAAGCAGTTAAACAAATGcgaggaaaataaaaagaagtctCTGGAACAGGAAAAAAAGTGTTTTCCATTAACTTTGGTTAGGTTGAGGTGATATATAAGAGAACAGAATCAAGAGTTTGCAGTAGTGGAGTTTGGAATCACACCGTGCTAGAGTTTGATTCAAGATTATCCACTGTACCCATCCTTGTAAATATGCGATCAACAACCCTTATTGTCGAGAAGTGAGCTGGAACATAACATCCAATCTGTGCAAGAATAACTATGAGACAGACTTGTTGAAGATAAGTGCTCTTTCCGCTCCTGTGGGAAACAATAGATAGTATCAAACAGAAGGAATATCCAGTCCTAAATCAGACTATTCTTTAGCCAGatatggggaaaaaaataatatctagATGGAAggtaaaatttatgaaaaagtaaaaaacacTATGGATCAGATGACATCAACTCCATGCAGGAATACATTCATACATGTTTGGACCTGTGACAATCACCATGTTTGCTGCTTCTGAAATAAAGATATTGTTGGGCTGCAAAAGAAACAATCAATCAGCAATTAAGAGCTCCCtagaatttcaagaaaaatcaaacaaagaaaaattcttaaaCTGGTCCTCTGTTAGAAATAACCTCAACAAAAAGTTACATAAACGTTAAATAAACGTACAATGAAGTCATTATGTATGCTTTCTAGGATAGGGTGTCTTCCGCCATCAATTGCTAGTGGGCCATT encodes:
- the LOC102622566 gene encoding E3 ubiquitin ligase PQT3-like, with the translated sequence MAVYYKFKSARDYDSIPMDGPFISVGTLKEKIFESKHLGRGKDFDLLVTNAQTNEEYLDEAMLIPKNTSVLIRRVPGRPRMPIVTEQEPKVDAVVEDTQPEKSGFHGVDSSAMNTLDSEWDEFGNDLYAIPEAPPVQSSNPLLDVAPTNKADEDSKIKALIDTPALDWQRQGPDSFAPGRGFGRGMGGRMGGRGFGLERKTPPQGYVCHRCKVPGHFIQHCPTNGDPKYDVKRFKHPTGIPKSMLIATPDGSYALPSGAAAVLRPNEAAFEKEIEGLPSTRSVSDLPPELHCPLCKEVMKDAVLTSKCCFTSFCDKCIRDQIISKAMCVCGATNILADDLLPNKTLRNTINRILESGNNSSAENAGSTFQVQDMESARCPPPPKVPSPTMSAASKGEQKLSAGDKETPIAMETTDVGKAVITATQSVEKVPPAAKAVDVSEATLESASVKEPASQGSAPMVEEEVQQKMASGEAAKKKKKKKVRAPANDLQWKTPQDLAAESCMMPLGPSAYNPPAAYNPYWTGIQPGMEGYMGPFAGAMPYMPYGMGPLDMAFGGVMPQEPFAAQGYMMPVVPPQRDLAEFGMGMGMGMNVPPHIMSREEFEARKADVRRKRENERRGEREFSRDREYGREVSSGGDASSMKSKSKSVPQVSSADHHHHHRHRPVRSSPEPPLPPPPRPSKRKSEHHHHLDRDRDYDYEYDREREREREREREKERERDRNHHHRTESSSKHSSEPPTTTTSSKPTSTAAAGADKKHKGSVFSRISFPEEEAAAKKRKISLSSSSEAVVSGVSGHQKLPTNTNGYYDDYKSSSSHSAKALKTAASRGADYESSDDDRHFKRKPSRYEPSPPPPTADWDDEPRLRRKHNR
- the LOC102622858 gene encoding 3-isopropylmalate dehydratase small subunit 1-like codes for the protein MVTASSISFGANTTFTSSPIPKTKPLFIPHSLKFTTGNGRAAVTFQRAVSVIPKATSADSRATKEPTATFHGLCYVVGDNIDTDQIIPAEYLTLVPSNPDEYEKLGSYALIGLPATYTTRFIDENETKTKYKIIIAGGNFGCGSSREHAPVALGAAGCSAVVAESYARIFFRNSVATGEIYPLDSEARLCEECSTGDVVTIEIAESRLINHTTGKEYKLKPIGDLGPVIDAGGIFAYARKTGMIASRN
- the LOC102623164 gene encoding 60S ribosomal protein L15, which translates into the protein MGAYTFVSELWRKKQSDVMRFLQRVRCWEYRQHPSIVRVTRPTRPDKARRLGYKAKQGYVVYRVRVRRGGRKRPVPKGIVYGKPTNQGVTQLKFQRSKRSVAEERAGRKLGGLRVLNSYWINEDSTYKYFEVILVDPAHNAIRNDPRINWLCNPVHKHRELRGLTSAGKKYRGLRGKGHLHHKARPSRRATWKRNNTLSLRRYR